The following coding sequences lie in one Mycobacterium gordonae genomic window:
- a CDS encoding PPE family protein translates to MTAALDFAALPPEINSARMYTGPGSGPMLAAASAWKGLAAELRATALSFDAVLATLTGQEWLGPASAAMAAAAVPQLGWMSATAAQAEQTAAQAEAAAVAFEAAFAATVPPPLIAANRVQLAMLVATNLLGQNTPAIAATEAQYFQMWAQDAAAMYGYAGSSATATELHPFAAPQEATDPGGLAAQAVAVTQAAGASGEQSTLSQLISAVPAALKGLAGTNGLAGQGFWADWGPNANVWNTLASSGLMVPGSTFGSFLGMLNGAAAADAADGAAAAVGNAVAGSMGSTRVPGGIVSAGAGNSGAVGKLSVPPAWTAATPLTSPLHSALGGTPMVAPPPSGSPGMPGLPMGNTNGQHYGRAVPQYGFRSTVIARSPAAG, encoded by the coding sequence ATGACTGCCGCCCTGGACTTTGCAGCGTTGCCGCCCGAGATCAACTCCGCCCGTATGTACACCGGCCCGGGCTCTGGTCCGATGCTGGCCGCGGCCTCGGCCTGGAAAGGTCTGGCCGCCGAGCTGCGCGCCACCGCGTTGTCTTTCGATGCCGTACTCGCAACGTTGACCGGCCAGGAGTGGCTCGGCCCCGCATCGGCGGCCATGGCCGCGGCCGCTGTGCCGCAGCTGGGCTGGATGAGTGCGACCGCGGCGCAGGCCGAGCAGACCGCCGCGCAAGCCGAGGCCGCCGCGGTCGCCTTCGAAGCAGCTTTCGCGGCCACGGTGCCGCCGCCGCTGATCGCGGCCAACCGGGTTCAGCTGGCGATGCTGGTCGCCACCAACCTCCTGGGCCAGAACACCCCCGCAATCGCAGCGACCGAGGCGCAGTACTTCCAGATGTGGGCGCAGGATGCGGCGGCCATGTACGGTTACGCCGGATCATCGGCGACCGCCACAGAACTGCACCCGTTCGCGGCGCCGCAGGAAGCCACGGATCCCGGCGGGTTGGCCGCACAGGCGGTCGCGGTCACCCAGGCAGCCGGCGCCTCGGGAGAGCAAAGCACGCTCTCCCAACTGATTTCGGCGGTACCGGCCGCACTGAAGGGACTCGCCGGAACCAATGGGCTAGCAGGACAGGGTTTTTGGGCTGACTGGGGACCCAACGCCAATGTATGGAACACGCTTGCTTCAAGCGGACTGATGGTGCCCGGCAGCACCTTCGGGTCATTCCTGGGCATGCTCAACGGCGCTGCCGCGGCCGATGCGGCGGACGGCGCCGCAGCAGCGGTGGGTAACGCGGTTGCCGGCTCGATGGGATCGACAAGGGTTCCGGGCGGCATCGTTTCGGCAGGCGCCGGAAATTCGGGCGCTGTTGGCAAACTGTCGGTGCCACCGGCCTGGACAGCGGCCACTCCGTTGACCAGTCCGCTGCACTCCGCGTTGGGTGGCACTCCCATGGTGGCCCCACCGCCGTCAGGGTCACCCGGAATGCCCGGCCTCCCAATGGGTAACACCAACGGGCAGCACTACGGCCGGGCTGTGCCACAGTACGGTTTTCGCTCCACGGTGATCGCGCGATCACCCGCCGCCGGCTGA
- the eccA gene encoding type VII secretion AAA-ATPase EccA, producing MTRGQSAAEDARNAMVAGLLASGISVNGLQPSHNPQVAAQMFTTATKLDPGMCDAWLARILAGDQSIEVLAGAWAAVRTFGWETRRLGVTDLQFRPEVSDGLFLRLAVTSVDSLACAYAAVLAENKRYREAAELLDSAEPRHPFDAELVTYVRGVLYFRTKRWPDVLAQFPEATPWRHPELKAAGAAMATTALASLGVFEEAFRRGQDAIEGDRVPGAANIALYTQGMCLRHVGREEEAVELLRRVYSRDAKFTPAREALDNPNFRLVLTDPETIEARTDPWDPDSAPSRAQTEAARHAVEAAKYLAEGDAELNAMLGMEQAKREIKLIKSTTKVNLARAKMGLPVPLTSRHTLLLGPPGTGKTSVARAFAKQLCGLTVLRKPLVVETSRTKLLGRYMADAEKNAEEMLEGALGGAVFFDEMHTLHEKGYQQGDPYGNAIINTLLLYMENHRDELVVFGAGYAKAMEKMLEVNQGLRRRFSTVIEFFSYTPEELVALTVLMGRENEDVITENEATVLLPSYTKFYNDETYSEDGDLIRGIDMLGNAGFVRNVVEKARDHRSFRLDDEDLDAVLNSDFTEFSETQLRRFRELTREDLAEGLSAAVAEERKNK from the coding sequence ATGACCCGCGGGCAGTCAGCCGCGGAAGATGCCAGAAACGCCATGGTCGCCGGACTCCTGGCCTCGGGCATCTCGGTCAATGGACTGCAGCCGAGCCATAACCCGCAGGTCGCGGCGCAGATGTTCACCACTGCCACCAAGCTCGACCCCGGCATGTGCGACGCCTGGCTGGCGCGAATCCTGGCCGGTGACCAGAGCATCGAGGTCCTTGCCGGCGCCTGGGCGGCGGTAAGGACGTTCGGGTGGGAGACCCGCCGGCTCGGCGTCACCGACCTGCAGTTCCGGCCCGAGGTGTCCGACGGCCTGTTCCTGCGTCTGGCCGTCACCAGCGTCGATTCGCTGGCCTGCGCGTACGCCGCGGTGCTCGCCGAGAACAAGCGCTACCGGGAGGCCGCCGAGCTGCTGGACTCGGCCGAACCCAGACACCCGTTTGACGCCGAACTGGTGACCTATGTGCGCGGAGTGCTCTACTTCCGCACCAAGCGCTGGCCGGACGTGCTCGCGCAGTTCCCCGAGGCGACCCCGTGGCGGCATCCCGAGCTCAAGGCGGCGGGGGCCGCGATGGCCACCACCGCGCTGGCGTCGCTGGGAGTGTTCGAGGAGGCCTTCCGACGTGGCCAGGACGCCATCGAGGGCGACCGGGTGCCGGGTGCGGCCAACATCGCCTTGTACACCCAGGGCATGTGCCTGCGGCATGTCGGGCGTGAGGAGGAAGCCGTCGAACTATTGCGCCGCGTGTACTCACGCGACGCCAAGTTCACCCCGGCCCGCGAGGCTCTGGACAACCCTAACTTCCGGCTTGTGCTGACCGACCCGGAGACGATCGAGGCGCGCACGGACCCTTGGGATCCGGACAGCGCGCCATCGCGGGCGCAGACCGAGGCTGCCCGCCATGCCGTGGAAGCCGCGAAATATCTGGCCGAAGGCGACGCCGAGCTCAATGCGATGCTCGGCATGGAGCAGGCCAAGCGCGAAATCAAGCTGATCAAGTCGACGACCAAGGTGAACCTGGCGCGCGCCAAAATGGGTCTTCCCGTGCCGTTGACATCCCGTCACACCTTGTTGCTGGGGCCGCCCGGGACCGGCAAGACCTCTGTCGCGCGGGCGTTCGCTAAGCAGTTGTGCGGCCTGACCGTGCTGCGCAAGCCCCTGGTGGTGGAAACCAGCCGCACCAAGCTACTCGGCCGCTACATGGCCGATGCCGAGAAGAACGCCGAGGAGATGCTCGAAGGCGCACTCGGTGGCGCGGTGTTCTTCGATGAGATGCACACCCTGCATGAAAAGGGCTACCAGCAGGGCGACCCGTACGGCAACGCGATCATCAATACCCTGCTGCTCTACATGGAGAACCATCGCGACGAGTTGGTGGTGTTCGGCGCCGGATACGCCAAGGCGATGGAAAAGATGCTCGAAGTGAATCAGGGTCTGCGACGGCGCTTTTCGACCGTGATCGAGTTCTTCAGCTATACGCCCGAGGAACTGGTCGCGTTGACCGTGCTGATGGGCAGGGAGAACGAGGACGTCATCACCGAGAATGAGGCCACGGTGCTATTGCCCTCCTACACCAAGTTCTACAACGACGAGACCTACTCCGAGGACGGCGACCTGATCCGCGGCATCGACATGCTCGGCAACGCCGGCTTCGTCCGCAATGTCGTGGAGAAGGCCCGCGACCACCGTAGCTTCCGCCTCGACGACGAGGACCTGGACGCGGTGCTCAACAGCGACTTCACCGAATTCAGCGAGACCCAGCTGCGCCGCTTCCGTGAGCTCACCCGCGAGGACCTTGCCGAAGGACTCAGCGCCGCGGTAGCGGAGGAGCGCAAGAACAAGTAA
- a CDS encoding PPE family protein: MDFGVLPPEINSLRMYSGPGSAPLLAAMAAWDGVASELRLTATAYDSVISTLISDGWLGPASAAMTAAVVPYVTWLSATGLQAEQTAGQAAAAAAAFDVAFAMTVPPAVVAANRARLLVLVATNFLGVNTPAIAATEAEYAEMWAQDATAMYVYAASAAEAATLTPFSEPDQTTNPSGAADQAATVAQATGSATGSASQSELPQLMSAVPASLQQLASPAAASPFDNIPQTGLLADLLNFLDGNDGNPYGIFLNSNIVNALVSAQYVSPALIVPASTDAMANLEAVADGAADAAPAAADAASAEAGLTAAQSGVGVSATTSQASFVGRLSVPPSWTAAAEVAGDGAVTLPGTGPTITAAVPAASGTPGMPGMPAVNAYSRNWGNGPRYGFKLTVMPRPVAAG, encoded by the coding sequence TTGGATTTTGGAGTACTCCCACCTGAGATCAATTCGCTGCGCATGTATTCCGGGCCCGGCTCGGCTCCGCTGCTTGCCGCCATGGCGGCCTGGGACGGAGTCGCTTCCGAATTGCGTTTGACCGCAACGGCATACGACTCGGTGATCTCGACGTTAATCAGCGACGGCTGGCTCGGGCCGGCGTCGGCGGCCATGACCGCTGCCGTCGTTCCGTATGTGACGTGGCTGAGCGCGACGGGTCTGCAGGCCGAGCAGACTGCCGGTCAGGCCGCAGCCGCAGCCGCGGCATTCGACGTGGCGTTCGCGATGACGGTGCCTCCGGCCGTCGTCGCCGCCAACCGGGCACGATTGCTGGTGCTGGTGGCCACCAACTTCCTGGGCGTCAATACACCCGCCATCGCTGCCACCGAGGCCGAATACGCCGAGATGTGGGCTCAGGACGCGACGGCGATGTACGTCTACGCCGCCAGTGCCGCGGAAGCCGCGACGTTGACGCCGTTCAGCGAACCGGACCAGACCACGAATCCGTCCGGTGCTGCGGACCAGGCCGCGACGGTCGCCCAAGCGACCGGTTCCGCGACGGGCAGCGCGTCGCAGTCCGAACTGCCCCAATTGATGTCCGCCGTGCCGGCCAGTCTGCAGCAACTGGCATCCCCGGCCGCGGCTTCGCCCTTCGACAACATCCCGCAGACCGGGCTGCTCGCCGACCTGCTGAATTTCCTCGACGGCAACGACGGCAACCCCTACGGAATCTTTTTGAATTCCAACATCGTGAACGCGTTGGTGTCGGCCCAGTACGTGTCGCCCGCGTTGATCGTCCCGGCCTCGACGGACGCGATGGCCAACCTCGAGGCGGTGGCCGACGGCGCGGCCGATGCCGCGCCCGCCGCCGCCGATGCCGCGTCTGCCGAGGCCGGTCTCACCGCGGCTCAATCAGGCGTTGGCGTGAGCGCCACCACCAGTCAAGCGTCCTTCGTCGGGCGGCTGTCGGTGCCGCCGAGTTGGACCGCGGCCGCGGAGGTCGCCGGCGACGGTGCGGTTACACTCCCCGGCACCGGTCCGACCATTACCGCAGCGGTCCCCGCCGCAAGCGGAACCCCGGGAATGCCCGGCATGCCCGCTGTCAACGCTTACTCCCGCAACTGGGGGAACGGCCCCCGGTACGGGTTCAAGCTGACCGTCATGCCGCGTCCGGTGGCCGCGGGATAG
- the eccE gene encoding type VII secretion protein EccE, producing MKAQRKFGLALSWPRLTAVFLVDVLILILASHAPDSWQGEGRVAWWIGVGIAVLVTLLSIVSYHGITVASGVAAWLWDWSADPGTALGAGCTPAIDFKRRFGRDTVGVREYRGQLVAVVEVDGGDSDPSGRHRHRTVGGASAPYLPVAAVADGLRQFDIHLDCIDIVSVQVRGGAAAARASASLEEWQPEGWEANEGAGDRPAGNRRRTWLVLRMNPQRNVAAVVCRDSLAATLVAATERLVQDLDGQTCAARPLTADELAEVDSAVLADLEPTWSRPGWRHLKHFNGFVTSFWVTPTDIDTESLESLWLSDAPEVGATVLTMRLKTRAGRPQLSAFVRYHSESRLPKDLTSGLNRLTGRQLAAVRASLPAPSSRPPLVVPSRDLRDHDELELPVTHEPERATSSAAQ from the coding sequence ATGAAGGCCCAGCGCAAGTTCGGGTTGGCGTTGTCCTGGCCGCGGCTGACTGCGGTGTTCCTGGTGGACGTGCTCATCCTGATATTGGCCAGCCACGCACCCGATTCCTGGCAGGGCGAGGGCAGAGTGGCGTGGTGGATCGGCGTCGGCATCGCGGTGCTGGTGACACTGTTGTCGATCGTCAGTTACCACGGCATCACAGTGGCCTCGGGAGTGGCGGCCTGGCTGTGGGATTGGTCCGCCGACCCCGGTACCGCCCTGGGAGCCGGCTGCACCCCGGCCATCGACTTCAAGCGTCGGTTCGGCCGTGACACGGTGGGGGTACGCGAGTACCGCGGTCAACTGGTCGCCGTGGTGGAGGTGGACGGGGGCGACAGCGACCCGTCGGGCCGTCATCGTCACCGCACCGTTGGCGGCGCATCGGCGCCGTATCTGCCGGTGGCGGCTGTGGCTGACGGGTTGCGCCAGTTCGATATTCACCTGGACTGCATTGACATCGTGTCGGTGCAGGTGCGTGGTGGCGCCGCAGCCGCCCGCGCCTCCGCGTCGCTGGAAGAGTGGCAGCCGGAGGGCTGGGAGGCGAACGAGGGCGCCGGCGATCGTCCCGCCGGCAACCGGCGCCGCACCTGGCTGGTGCTGCGGATGAACCCGCAACGAAACGTGGCCGCCGTGGTGTGTCGTGATTCGTTGGCGGCGACGCTGGTCGCCGCCACCGAGCGGCTGGTCCAAGACTTGGACGGGCAGACGTGCGCGGCCCGTCCGTTGACGGCCGACGAGCTGGCGGAGGTGGATTCCGCCGTGCTGGCCGATCTGGAACCGACTTGGAGCCGGCCCGGGTGGCGCCACCTGAAGCACTTCAATGGATTCGTCACCAGTTTCTGGGTGACGCCCACCGACATCGACACAGAATCCCTGGAAAGCCTGTGGCTGTCGGACGCCCCAGAGGTGGGCGCTACTGTTCTCACCATGCGATTGAAGACGCGGGCCGGCCGGCCGCAATTGTCGGCCTTCGTGCGCTACCACAGTGAGTCTCGGCTGCCCAAGGATCTGACGTCAGGGCTCAATCGCCTCACCGGACGCCAGCTGGCGGCAGTGCGGGCCAGCCTGCCTGCGCCCTCGTCGCGTCCACCGCTGGTCGTACCGAGCCGCGACCTGCGTGATCACGACGAGCTGGAGTTGCCGGTGACGCACGAGCCGGAGCGGGCAACCAGCTCAGCAGCACAATGA
- a CDS encoding PPE family protein, producing MDFGALPPEVNSLRMYSGPGSAPMLAAVSAWERLATELQSTAAAYDTVVAILTDEGWRGPASEAMLTAITPYLTWMTLTGVKAEEAATQAAAAAGAFESAYAMTVPPPVVAANRAELQTLVATNLIGQNTAAIAANEAAYGEMWAQDAAAMYGYATNSAAASTLTPFSAPPQVTDPAGQAGQATAVTQAAGAAAGTAQSQLPQLMSSVPSTLQGLSAPAAGIEDIPGAGLLADLLNFLDGNDGNPYGIFLNSSLVNGFVSAGYTSPAIVAPAAFAGLADINAVALGAQQQAIPPMGSGEGNASWIPANSPANPTNLPPLMDVAEASFATRGGVTAGTNQAALVGRMSVPQSWIAATSVVNHAGTADPGGGWTSTAVAPQAAAAGMPGVPGMPAMYGGNNFGNPPRYGFRPTIMGRPPAAG from the coding sequence ATGGATTTTGGCGCATTACCTCCGGAAGTCAACTCGCTGCGCATGTACTCCGGTCCCGGGTCGGCACCGATGCTGGCCGCGGTTTCGGCATGGGAGCGGTTGGCCACAGAACTGCAGTCGACGGCCGCCGCCTACGACACCGTGGTCGCGATACTGACTGACGAAGGTTGGCGCGGACCGGCGTCGGAGGCTATGTTGACGGCCATCACGCCCTACCTGACGTGGATGACCCTGACCGGGGTGAAGGCTGAAGAGGCCGCTACGCAGGCGGCAGCCGCGGCCGGAGCATTCGAATCGGCATACGCCATGACGGTGCCGCCACCGGTCGTCGCCGCCAACCGGGCCGAGTTGCAAACTCTGGTGGCCACTAATCTGATCGGGCAGAACACGGCAGCCATCGCGGCGAATGAGGCCGCCTACGGCGAGATGTGGGCCCAGGACGCGGCGGCGATGTACGGCTATGCCACCAATTCGGCGGCCGCCTCGACGCTGACGCCCTTCAGCGCCCCACCACAGGTCACCGATCCGGCTGGGCAGGCCGGACAGGCGACCGCGGTGACGCAGGCGGCCGGTGCCGCGGCGGGCACCGCTCAATCGCAGCTCCCGCAGCTGATGTCCTCGGTTCCGTCGACCCTGCAAGGCCTTTCGGCGCCGGCGGCCGGGATCGAGGACATCCCGGGCGCCGGACTGCTCGCTGACCTGCTGAATTTCTTGGACGGCAACGACGGAAACCCTTACGGGATCTTCCTGAATTCATCGTTGGTGAACGGATTCGTGTCGGCCGGATACACCAGCCCCGCCATCGTGGCCCCCGCGGCGTTCGCAGGTTTGGCGGATATCAACGCGGTGGCCCTCGGGGCGCAGCAGCAGGCGATACCGCCGATGGGTTCCGGCGAGGGGAACGCTTCCTGGATACCGGCGAATTCTCCGGCCAATCCCACCAACCTCCCCCCGTTGATGGATGTCGCCGAGGCCTCGTTCGCTACCCGCGGCGGGGTTACGGCTGGAACGAATCAAGCGGCACTGGTGGGACGGATGTCGGTTCCGCAGAGCTGGATAGCGGCGACGTCGGTGGTGAACCACGCCGGGACGGCTGACCCGGGCGGCGGGTGGACCAGTACCGCCGTTGCTCCGCAGGCTGCCGCCGCGGGTATGCCCGGCGTCCCGGGTATGCCGGCTATGTACGGGGGCAACAACTTCGGCAATCCACCACGTTACGGATTCCGGCCGACGATCATGGGGCGCCCGCCAGCCGCTGGATGA